The genomic DNA TCATAGTGCCATACTTCCTTGAGAAGATGTTCACGATCGAACACTTTATCAGGGGCCTTTGCTAGGAAGTAAAGGAGTTCATATTCCTTTGGCGTCAGATTCACATCGATTCCATCGGCACTCACCCTGTGAGCATCGTTATCGATGGTCAGATGCTTATAGACGATCAGATCCTTCGCTTTTGCATCGGTTTGGATGAAGCTGGTCTTGGAGGACCTTCTGAGAAGGGCTTTCACCCTCAGGACCACCTCTCTCGGTGAGAATGGTTTCACGATGTAATCATCGGTCCCTACCTCGAAGCCCTGCACGCGGTTCACTTCTTCCCCTTTTGCCGTCAGCATGATGACAGGCGTCGTCTTCGTCTCGCGAAGGTTCTTACACACTTCGATCCCGTCCATCCCGGGCATCATCAAGTCTAGAAGGATGCAATCATATTCGCGTTCAAGAGCCATTTCAAGGGCACGTTCCCCATCTTCAGCTTCTTCGATTTCATAATTTTCTCTTTCCAGATACATTTTCAATAATCTTCTGATGCGGTCTTCATCGTCCACGACCAGAATCCGGATGTTTTCTTCCATGGGTTTTCCCCCTTTAGCATAGTTATCTCCATTTTAATCGGAATTAGTGGTACTTTTAAACCGAAAAGCGTTGTTGAATTGTTCAAAACGACAATCCAGCTATCTATCTATGTACGCCTCCTGCTGTCCGCCGTTTCATTGTACCAAAAAGCTGACAGGGACACCCATGTCAGCTCTTTGATTCCTTGCGATCAGGCATACGAGTGTAAACCTGCAATGATCAAATTGACGGCCACCAGGTTGAAAAGGATGATGGCAACCCCGACAACGGCAAGCCATGCCGATTTCTCCCCGTGCCAGCCCTTGGATAATCTCAAATGAAGGAAGGCTGCATAGAAGAGGAAGGTGACCAGTGCCCACACTTCCTTCGGGTCCCATCCCCAGTAGCGGTTCCATGCGATCTGGGCCCAGATCATGGCGAAGATCAAGCCTCCGAGTGTGAAGACCGGGAATCCGATCAGGACGGATCGATAGCCGATTTCATCCATGAGATTCAGGTTCACATTTTTCACCATAGGCTGCATTTTCGCCGCAATGCGCTTACGCAGGATCAACCTGAGGAGAAGATAAAGGACCGCTCCGGATATGATTGACCAGATCACTGTATTAAGTTTCTTCGCATTGATGAGAGCAGGCATTTCCACCAGGGGTTCCATGACCCCTTTCGTCTGAAGCTCGCCTTCATTCGGCCCTACGAGTGCGGGCAATGTATACTGCGCTACCGCTTCCTTCTCTTCCTGATTGATATAGTTGAAGTCTGCCTGGTAGTCCATGCCTTTGAATACAACTGACACCAAGACAAAACCAAGGACGACAACCAGTGAGAACATGACGGTTTCAAGCCAGAACGATTGTCTGCTCCCCTTTGAATGATCAACTGATTTCAACAAGTAGATCAAGCCTGCCACGAAGCTGATGGAAAGGATCGCTTCCCCGGCCGATACGGTCGTCACATGGATCTTCAGCCAGTCACTCTGAAGGGCAGGGATCAGCGGCGAAATTTCCGTCGGGAACATGCTTGCATAGGCAATGACGAGCTGCGCAAACGGCAGCGCGATGATTCCTAGAACGGTTGATTTATACATAAAGTAGATGATGATGAACGCGCCCACAAGCATCATTCCGAAAAATGTGGTGAACTCAAAGAGATTGCTCACCGGGGCATGACCTGCCGCCCCCCATCTCAGGAAGAAATAGCCGATTTGCGCAACGAATCCGATGATCGTCAACGTGATCCCGATCGTACCCCATTTGCGCTGATTTGTTTCTGTCGTGTTCTTTTGGCGGATGCTACCACCAAAGAAGAACGTCGCCACCAGATATGTGATAAAGGAGATGTAGAGCAGGTTACTGCTCCATTCTGCCATTGTTGTCGACATCCTTTTTCCCCCTAGCTTCTTTCGATTCTTGTTGATCTTTCGGTTCCTCTATGCCTGTCCCATCAAGGATATGGCTGATTTCATGCTTGAGGCCATGCCAGTTTTTATTTGTATGCCCTGCAACGATGATGCCGTCCTCGGACTTTCTAAGCCAGATTCTCCGGTGATGCCAATACGCCCCCTGGATGACTCCGATCATGAAGATGGCTCCCCCGACTGCCAGGATCCAAAGCGTCAGGTCCTTTGAGAACGTCAGGGCTGAGATATCCCTGGAGTCGATGCCGGCGAACGACAGCTTATAATCATTCTCCCCAAGGGGTTCTAGATTTTTCTGGATTCCGATGAAGGCCACTTCTCCATCCGGCTTTTCTGGTGAGAACAACTCGAACAAGAATGCCGGGTTATTTGGTAGCGGAGAGGCAGTTTGAGGCTCGCCCTTTTTATCAAATCCTGAAAAATCAGGATAATAGCCTTTGAGTTTCACTTTATAGCCATCGTCAAGGGCGTACTCTTCCTCTGGATCCATCAGATCGACGGTGAACGCCCCGTGCTGCTCACCCGTGTCCTTTTTATCCAGTGTGAAGCTCATGCTTGTCAGTTCATCAAGCTTATAGCTTGTCTGATAAACCGCATAGTTTCCGAATTTCAAAGGATGATTCACCCGGATGGACTCTTCTTTCTCAGCGGTCCGTTCCACTTCCTGTCCCGGAAGGCGTTCTCCTGACTCCTTATAGAGGACCACATCGGTCTGGAAATTCTTTGCGACATCTCCATTCTTCTCGATGGCTTCACTGAACACTTCTTTGTCTTTTTCTTTATCATAGGTTTCCATGATGAAGTTTTCGTTCTTGATGAAATATTCATTGTCCGTGCCAGGTACCGCCCGGGTCTCGCCTTCACGGATCCATATGGTTTCATTCAAATACATTCCAGGGACAAAGCGGAGCATGCCGCCTATGAGAAAGATGATCAGCCCAATGTGGTTCACATAGGGACCCCAGCGCGAGAATCGATTCTTTTCTGCAAGGATGCTTCCATCTTTTTCCCTTATCTTATACTTCTTATCTGATAATCTCTTCTTTACATCATCCATAGCTGTAGGCTCAATGCTTGAAGCCACTGTCTTTCCGTAGAATCTCTGTCTCTTCAGGAATCCTTCATGCCGGTCGACCCTTTGATTCTTGAGGGCCCTGTGAAGGGGGATCACCCTGTCGAGACTGCAGATGACGAGGGATACTCCGATGGAAGCGACAAGGAGAAGATACCACCATGAACTGTAGAGATCATGGAATCCAAGCGTATAGTACAGGTCTCCGAAGAACCCGTATACATCTCCGTAGAACTCTTCCGGCGGCCTTCCTCCGGGTATGTATTCTTCCTGGGGCAGCACGGTGCCCAAAGCTGAAGCAATGAGCGTAAGGACGATGAGCCATACACCCACCTTGACGGATGAAAAGAAGTTCCAGATCTTATCGATGATGGATTTACTGTAGGTTTGAGAACGCCTCGCACTTCCCTCATAGCGCATATCATGCAGCTTTTCTTTTTTTGCCTCTTCTGTAAGGGCCCGTCCACACGATTCACACAGGACCGTTCCATTGGGATTGACGTGACCGCATACGCATTTGATCTCTTTCATGTAAAAACCCCTTCTGTCAGGTTGGCATTATGGCTTGATACTCTCCAGGTCTTCTATGATATCTTCTTCTGACATCGTCCCCGTGATGATCTTGTCGATCTTCCCATCGGGATTGATCAGCATGGTCGTCGGAAGCGGATCGATTCCGTAGGCATTCTGCACTTCTTCTTCCTTATCGACGACAATCGGGAATTCCAGCCCGTGCTTCGAGGAGAAGCTGTTGATCAGGAAGTCCGACTGCCCTACATTCACCGCAAGGATCTGAACGCCTTTATCCTCATATTTCTTATACTGATTGTTCATATAGGGCATCTCACGTTCACATGGTTTGCACCACGTTCCCCAAAAATTCAGGAATACGCCCTGGCCTTTGTAGTCGGAAAGCTGATGGGTGTTGCCTTCCATGTCTTTAAGGACAAAATCAGGGGCCTGGTCCCCCACCTGTAGCTTTCCACGATCCTCCTTGGTGAAATTGGCATACAGCGTATAACCGACGGCCGACACCAGTATCAGTAAGATGACCGACCGGATCATCAACCTGCGTTTTTTCTTATTCATCGTACCCCTCCTCGCTCTGAAATCGCTAACATAATAAGTGAAATAAAATGACTTCCGAGTGAAGTCCTTATGTATGCCTTCCCATCACTCAAAAATGATAGAAGGAAAGGGGATGATCGATTGATCAACCCCTGCCATTGTCTGTTGCAACCGTTTCAAGAAGCAGGGGCCTTCCCCATAGATGGTAAAATTCCTTTCCAATTATACCATTTTTCTTCATGACGGTCTTTCAGATTATATGAATGATTCGTGACACTTTTATTTGTTGGCGGCTGATTCTGCCAACGTGCGGAGCTGCTTGACTTCGTGAGGGGTCAGCTCTCTTCCTTCCCCTGCGGTCAGACCCTGGAGGGTAAGGGAGCCATAGCGCTCACGCTTCAGCTTCTGCACCGGGTATCCGATATGCTCGAACATGCGGCGGACCTGACGATTCCGGCCTTCGTGGATCGTGATTTCGATGATGGACTTCCCTTGCTTCTTGTCCATGCTGAGCATTTTCACTTTCGCAGGAGCGGTTCTTCCGTCCTCGAGCTTCACACCCTTCTCAAGTTCCTTCAGCTTGAACTTGGATGGGATGCCCTTTACCCTCGCGACGTACGTCTTTTCGATTTCATTGCTCGGGTGCATGAGGAGGTTCGCGAACTCTCCGTCATTCGTAAGGAGCAACAAGCCTGATGTTTCGTAGTCAAGACGACCGATCGGGTAGATCCTCTCGTCGATTTCCTGGAAGAAATCCGTCACGACCTGACGATTCTTATCATCGGTCACGGCAGAAATGACGCTTCTCGGTTTGTAAAGCATATAATAGACCTTATTTTCCCGTTCGATCTGGACTCCGGAGACATCCACCCGGTCGGAAGCCGCTACCTTGGTTCCCAATTCTTTGACGACTTTCCCATTCACTTTGACTTTACCTTCTATGATCAGCTGCTCAGCCTTGCGCCTTGATGCGACACCGCTGTGTGCAATAACTTTTTGTAAACGTTCCACGGTCTTTCACCTCATTTTTCTATTCCTTCATGAATTATGGCATAAACCATGCAAAATAGAAAGGTATAAAAAGAAAACGGGCTTCCGCTTTCCTTTTATACCTTTTTTCAGATCGTATTGAAATCAGAACATCAGGGTCACCACGAAGATCGCCGCTGCGATGCCGACCACATCGGCGAGAAGACCGACCTTCAACGCGTCCCCCATCCTGCGGATCCCTACAGCACCGAAGTAGACGGTCAAGACGTACAGTGTCGTATCTGTACTGCCCTGAAGCACGGATGCAAGCCTTCCTATGAAGGAGTCGGGTCCATATGCCGCGACCATATCGCTCATCATCCCTAATGCGGCCGTCCCGGAGATCGGCCGGATGATGGCGAGGGGCACGATTTCAGGTGGGATGCCAATAGCCAGGAGACCCGGTCTTATCAGCCCGACAAAAAACTCCAAAGCACCCGATTCCCTGAAAATTGTGATGGCAACAAGCATGCCGATCAGGAAGGGGATGATCGACACGGCGATCTTGATCCCCTCCTTCCCTCCTTCCACGAAGGATTCATAGGTAGGGACCTTCTTCCACGTGCCGTACAGTAGAATGAAGCCGATCAGCAGGGGGATCATCCAGAGGGAAACCAAAGAAATCCACTGCATCACTTCACCCCCCGTTTCGTTCTCCTATGGTGGAAGTACCGATCGATGCAGATCGCACCGATTGCCGATAATATCGTCGCCACCAGGGTCGGTCCAACGATTTCCGTCGGCGATGCTGAATCATATTTCATCCTGATGGCGATGACCGTCGTCGGAATCAGGGTGATGCTTGACGTATTGATGGCGAGAAACGTGATCATCGACCTGCTCGCCGAGTCCCTCCCCCGTTCAACTGCTTCAATTGCTCCATCGCTTTGATCCCGAGGGGAGTCGCTGCATTTCCGAGTCCGAACATATTCGCCATCATATTGCTTAAAATATATCCCATTGCCGGATGATCCGCAGGCACTTCCGGGAAGAGCCGCTTCACAAATGGCCGGCATAGGCCCGCGAGCTTATCGAGTAGCCCCGCCTCCTGGGCGATCTTCATCATACCGAGCCAGAAAACGAGTACGCTTACAAGTCCGATGCAAAGGGTGACCGCTTCATTGGCCGATTGAAAGATGGCTTCGTTCACTTCGGCCATCCTCCCATTGATCACAGCAAAAACCAGACCGATGATCGTGAGCGCCACCCAGATGATGTTAACCATTTCTGTTCACGCCAAGGACCGATTGAATGGAGCCGGCCCATAGCTTCCACCAGCTTTTCTTCTCGGGTTTTGCGACGGATTCAAAGTAGACCGGGAGAGAGTCCACTTGTTCATCGTCCAGATAGACGAGGGCATTCCCCACGATATCAGGCGCCCCCTTTCCATCAGCCCATTTCTTCTCAGGCTTCAGCATCCTGTACTCCACCCTGACACCATCCACTTCGTTCTTTTGAAGAGTCAGGACCGCATCCCTGTCCACATGGACGTGCCCCTGATAGACGGGGTCATCGATGTTTTCGATTTTCCCCTTCGCAATGACGATTTTATAGTCATACTGCTTGAATCCATACTCGAACATGGAGATATGGTCATTCCAATCATCCGGCCCATTCAATGTAACGGCGATCAAGTCCTCTCCGTCTTTAGAGGCCGTGGAGACAAGCGTCCGTTTCGCCCTTTTGGTGAAGCCGGTCTTCCCACCGGTGCTGTATTTATAAAGCTCCGTCAAAAGTCTGTTCTTATTCTTCCACTTCCTGTCCCATTTCTCTTCAGGATTAGGTGCTGTATGGAGCTTGGTGCCGGCAATCTCGGCATAACGCTCATTCTTCATGGCGTACCGTGTCAGAATCGCCATATCCCTTGCTGTTGAATAGTGATCTTCGTGATCATCCAGCCCATGCGGATTGGAAAAATGGGTGTTTTCCATGCCGATTTCCCGGGCTTTTTCATTCATCATATAGACGAACCCGTCAAGACTCCCTCCCACGTAGTCTGCAATGGTGACAGCCGCATCATTCCCCGACCTCAGCATCAGCCCGTATACAAGGTCTTCCAGTTTGATTTTCTCCCCCGCTTTCAGGTAAAGCGAGGATCCTTCTGTTCGGACGGCATCATCCGGAACCGTTACATCACGGTCAAGCTTCCCGGATTCCACTGCCAGGATCGCTGTCATGATTTTAGTGATACTTGCAATCCGGCTCTTTTCATCTGCATCCTTTTCATACAGGACCCTGCCCGTTTCCTGATCCATGAGTATCGCCCGCTGTGAACTGACAGATGGAGCAGCCTGTACCTTTCCTGAAACCAATGAGAACAAGAGGACAACGACCAGGATGCTGTATATGTAGACTTTGCGATTATTCCCCTTCACCTGCATCTACTCCTTGTCATGACTATTTGTACAAGTTTATGCGGGACAACGGGTAATATGATTGAATAATCTTCCCATAAAAAACACCGTCCACTTGAGGACGGTGCTTCATGGTCATTCGTTGCTATCCAGTGTTTCCTGGAATTTTTCAAAAAACAGATCTGCTTCCTCATCTGCAAATTCTTCTTGTACGTGATCGGGCAGTGGCGGAAGCTCTTCTATGCTCTTCAATCCGAAATAATCGAGGAATTCTTTCGTCGTCCCGAACAGATAGGCCCTGCCTGTCCCTTCTGCTCGCCCCACCTCTTTCACAAGCCCCTTCGATGTCAGCGTTTGTACGGGACGTTCCGTTTTGACCCCGCGGATCTGTTCGATTTCAGCACGGGTGATAGGCTGTTTGTACGCGATGATGGCCAGGGTTTCAAGTGCCGCCTGGGACAGAAGGCTCACATTCGGTGACTCCACCAGCTTTTTGAGGTATTCAGCATGTTCTTTTTTAGTAGCGAGCTGATAGGCACCTGCAATTTCAACGACTGCAATCCCGCGGTCGACGTACCATTCTTTCAATTCATTCATTCTGTTCAACGCTTCGTCTTCCGGTATGTCCAATACCGAGCAGACCTGTTTCAGGGAAAGACCTTCGTCTCCGGCTGCGAAAAGCAGGCTTTCGAGGATGGCTTTCCAATTACGTTTGTCCAACTAGTCCTACCTCCTCACTTGCTTCCACAAAAATTTCCGTGAAATTCTCTTCCTGGTCGACTCTGATCTTTTGACGTTTCATCAGTTCAAGAACGGCCAGGAATGTGACAACCAGATGATCTTTTTGATCGGAGGGGAAAAGGCTGGTGAAGGTTGTTCGCTTCCTCAAACTTTGCAGGCTCACTAAAATTTCATCCATTCGTTTTTCTATGGAAATCTCCTGCCTGGTGATTCTCGTTTGCACAGGCTTCTGGAGCTTTTTGCGTCGCAATAATTTATTGAATGCACCGAGCATATCATAGACCGTGACTTGCCCGATGCTGTCTTTCAGATTTGAATCCTCTATGTATTCAGATAGGTCGCTTGGCGGCTTCGTGAAGACCTGCCCCCGCTCTTCTTCCCTGCTCCGGAGTTCCGTCGCAGCTTCTTTGAATTTGCGGTATTCGATCAGTCTTTCCACCAGTTCGCCCCTCGGATCTTCCTCTTCGAATTCGATCTCTTCATCAAGGGAATCTTCATCGTATTTCGGCAGAAGCATTTTGCTCTTGATCGCAAGAAGCGTCGCGGCCATCACAAGATACTCGCTCGCTACATCGAGCTGAAGGTCCTTCATGGCATGCACATAGATCATATATTGCTCGGTAATCTGTGCCATGGGGATATCATAGATATCGATTTCCAGTGAATTGATCAGATGCAGAAGAAGATCCATCGGACCCTCGAACGCTTCAATTTTCACATTGTATTCCATTTCATCACCAATTTCCATTGTACAGACTTAAAAAAGAGCTACTTATTAGTATAGTAGATTGACTACCAATCTCCAATAGAAATTTTACCCCCAGCACGATTCGTTTCACCGCATGGGTGAGTATGCTACACTAACCTTATTGAAAGGAGCGGTTGAATGACACAACACCCCACCCCCTATATCGAATTCCTCGCCCACTTCAATGGAAGCAGGGATTACTTTGAGTGCCATGAAGTCCTTGAAGAATATTGGAAAGAAACCGATCCCGGCAACAGGGACTCACATTGGGTCGGCCTCATCCAGATTGCCGTCGGGATGTATCATTTCCGCAGGCAGAACTTGAAGGGTGCGGAACGCATGATCCGTAAGGGTACGGAGAACCTGAAGTGCCACCGTCCGGTCATGACGAGGCTCGGACTTGATGAAAGCCGTCTGTTTTCCATATTGGCCGAAACGGAAGAGCGCATACGTGAAGAAATGCCCTACCGCAGTGTCAGCCTCCCCATAAAGGATCCGGACCTGCTCCGATCCGTTCAGCAATGGTGCAGCCGCAACGGGTACGGCTGGTGTATCCCGAGTGATCTGACCGATCACGAGCTGATTCATCGCCATTCACGCAGAGATCGCTC from Rossellomorea marisflavi includes the following:
- a CDS encoding response regulator — protein: MEENIRILVVDDEDRIRRLLKMYLERENYEIEEAEDGERALEMALEREYDCILLDLMMPGMDGIEVCKNLRETKTTPVIMLTAKGEEVNRVQGFEVGTDDYIVKPFSPREVVLRVKALLRRSSKTSFIQTDAKAKDLIVYKHLTIDNDAHRVSADGIDVNLTPKEYELLYFLAKAPDKVFDREHLLKEVWHYEFFGDLRTVDTHVKRLREKLNKVSEDAARMIVTVWGVGYKFEVTNE
- the ccsB gene encoding c-type cytochrome biogenesis protein CcsB; translated protein: MAEWSSNLLYISFITYLVATFFFGGSIRQKNTTETNQRKWGTIGITLTIIGFVAQIGYFFLRWGAAGHAPVSNLFEFTTFFGMMLVGAFIIIYFMYKSTVLGIIALPFAQLVIAYASMFPTEISPLIPALQSDWLKIHVTTVSAGEAILSISFVAGLIYLLKSVDHSKGSRQSFWLETVMFSLVVVLGFVLVSVVFKGMDYQADFNYINQEEKEAVAQYTLPALVGPNEGELQTKGVMEPLVEMPALINAKKLNTVIWSIISGAVLYLLLRLILRKRIAAKMQPMVKNVNLNLMDEIGYRSVLIGFPVFTLGGLIFAMIWAQIAWNRYWGWDPKEVWALVTFLFYAAFLHLRLSKGWHGEKSAWLAVVGVAIILFNLVAVNLIIAGLHSYA
- the resB gene encoding cytochrome c biogenesis protein ResB, coding for MKEIKCVCGHVNPNGTVLCESCGRALTEEAKKEKLHDMRYEGSARRSQTYSKSIIDKIWNFFSSVKVGVWLIVLTLIASALGTVLPQEEYIPGGRPPEEFYGDVYGFFGDLYYTLGFHDLYSSWWYLLLVASIGVSLVICSLDRVIPLHRALKNQRVDRHEGFLKRQRFYGKTVASSIEPTAMDDVKKRLSDKKYKIREKDGSILAEKNRFSRWGPYVNHIGLIIFLIGGMLRFVPGMYLNETIWIREGETRAVPGTDNEYFIKNENFIMETYDKEKDKEVFSEAIEKNGDVAKNFQTDVVLYKESGERLPGQEVERTAEKEESIRVNHPLKFGNYAVYQTSYKLDELTSMSFTLDKKDTGEQHGAFTVDLMDPEEEYALDDGYKVKLKGYYPDFSGFDKKGEPQTASPLPNNPAFLFELFSPEKPDGEVAFIGIQKNLEPLGENDYKLSFAGIDSRDISALTFSKDLTLWILAVGGAIFMIGVIQGAYWHHRRIWLRKSEDGIIVAGHTNKNWHGLKHEISHILDGTGIEEPKDQQESKEARGKKDVDNNGRMEQ
- the resA gene encoding thiol-disulfide oxidoreductase ResA, with translation MNKKKRRLMIRSVILLILVSAVGYTLYANFTKEDRGKLQVGDQAPDFVLKDMEGNTHQLSDYKGQGVFLNFWGTWCKPCEREMPYMNNQYKKYEDKGVQILAVNVGQSDFLINSFSSKHGLEFPIVVDKEEEVQNAYGIDPLPTTMLINPDGKIDKIITGTMSEEDIIEDLESIKP
- a CDS encoding pseudouridine synthase gives rise to the protein MERLQKVIAHSGVASRRKAEQLIIEGKVKVNGKVVKELGTKVAASDRVDVSGVQIERENKVYYMLYKPRSVISAVTDDKNRQVVTDFFQEIDERIYPIGRLDYETSGLLLLTNDGEFANLLMHPSNEIEKTYVARVKGIPSKFKLKELEKGVKLEDGRTAPAKVKMLSMDKKQGKSIIEITIHEGRNRQVRRMFEHIGYPVQKLKRERYGSLTLQGLTAGEGRELTPHEVKQLRTLAESAANK
- a CDS encoding spore maturation protein, with the protein product MQWISLVSLWMIPLLIGFILLYGTWKKVPTYESFVEGGKEGIKIAVSIIPFLIGMLVAITIFRESGALEFFVGLIRPGLLAIGIPPEIVPLAIIRPISGTAALGMMSDMVAAYGPDSFIGRLASVLQGSTDTTLYVLTVYFGAVGIRRMGDALKVGLLADVVGIAAAIFVVTLMF
- a CDS encoding D-alanyl-D-alanine carboxypeptidase family protein; its protein translation is MKGNNRKVYIYSILVVVLLFSLVSGKVQAAPSVSSQRAILMDQETGRVLYEKDADEKSRIASITKIMTAILAVESGKLDRDVTVPDDAVRTEGSSLYLKAGEKIKLEDLVYGLMLRSGNDAAVTIADYVGGSLDGFVYMMNEKAREIGMENTHFSNPHGLDDHEDHYSTARDMAILTRYAMKNERYAEIAGTKLHTAPNPEEKWDRKWKNKNRLLTELYKYSTGGKTGFTKRAKRTLVSTASKDGEDLIAVTLNGPDDWNDHISMFEYGFKQYDYKIVIAKGKIENIDDPVYQGHVHVDRDAVLTLQKNEVDGVRVEYRMLKPEKKWADGKGAPDIVGNALVYLDDEQVDSLPVYFESVAKPEKKSWWKLWAGSIQSVLGVNRNG
- the scpB gene encoding SMC-Scp complex subunit ScpB, with translation MDKRNWKAILESLLFAAGDEGLSLKQVCSVLDIPEDEALNRMNELKEWYVDRGIAVVEIAGAYQLATKKEHAEYLKKLVESPNVSLLSQAALETLAIIAYKQPITRAEIEQIRGVKTERPVQTLTSKGLVKEVGRAEGTGRAYLFGTTKEFLDYFGLKSIEELPPLPDHVQEEFADEEADLFFEKFQETLDSNE
- a CDS encoding segregation/condensation protein A yields the protein MEYNVKIEAFEGPMDLLLHLINSLEIDIYDIPMAQITEQYMIYVHAMKDLQLDVASEYLVMAATLLAIKSKMLLPKYDEDSLDEEIEFEEEDPRGELVERLIEYRKFKEAATELRSREEERGQVFTKPPSDLSEYIEDSNLKDSIGQVTVYDMLGAFNKLLRRKKLQKPVQTRITRQEISIEKRMDEILVSLQSLRKRTTFTSLFPSDQKDHLVVTFLAVLELMKRQKIRVDQEENFTEIFVEASEEVGLVGQT
- a CDS encoding DUF309 domain-containing protein, which encodes MTQHPTPYIEFLAHFNGSRDYFECHEVLEEYWKETDPGNRDSHWVGLIQIAVGMYHFRRQNLKGAERMIRKGTENLKCHRPVMTRLGLDESRLFSILAETEERIREEMPYRSVSLPIKDPDLLRSVQQWCSRNGYGWCIPSDLTDHELIHRHSRRDRSQVIQERKEALLRKKRN